The following are encoded together in the Fundidesulfovibrio putealis DSM 16056 genome:
- a CDS encoding chromate resistance protein ChrB domain-containing protein — translation MNNSKWFFFSFTLPAKNQTARMRVWRRLNSLGAVIIKGALYALPARPDLHEQLTWLAKEVDELGGEALFLETGPPANMTPTDLAACFTQARDADWQAIEQDLLPLLDQTRQPGFDADALESARRKLAKRADALQAIDYFPGGRGPRVAALLAELAALLTGDGPDAPSGPAIPKLAASDYLGKTWITRQRPYIDRLASFWLVRRFIDPDARIDFVPADVQPAARADAVRFDMAEAEFTHVGPLTTFEVLCAAFSLEANVPARLREVIRAIDLNDIEAGPSEALGVKQVLDGMTMAQPDDMLLTENALALFDALLASYSNPNTGE, via the coding sequence ATGAATAACAGCAAGTGGTTCTTCTTCTCCTTCACGCTGCCCGCCAAGAACCAGACCGCCCGCATGCGCGTCTGGCGTCGCCTGAACTCCCTTGGCGCGGTGATCATAAAAGGCGCTCTCTACGCCCTGCCCGCCCGGCCCGACCTGCACGAGCAGCTCACCTGGCTGGCCAAGGAAGTGGACGAACTGGGCGGCGAGGCCCTGTTTCTTGAGACCGGCCCCCCGGCCAACATGACGCCCACGGACCTTGCAGCCTGCTTCACACAAGCCCGCGACGCCGACTGGCAGGCCATCGAGCAGGACCTCCTGCCGCTCCTGGACCAGACCCGCCAGCCCGGCTTCGACGCAGACGCGCTTGAATCCGCGCGCCGCAAGCTCGCCAAGCGCGCTGACGCACTCCAGGCCATCGACTACTTCCCTGGCGGGCGCGGCCCACGCGTGGCCGCCCTGCTGGCCGAACTCGCCGCGCTGCTGACTGGTGACGGCCCTGACGCTCCAAGCGGCCCGGCCATCCCCAAACTGGCCGCTTCGGATTACCTGGGCAAAACCTGGATCACGCGCCAGCGCCCCTACATCGACCGCCTCGCGTCCTTCTGGCTGGTGCGCCGCTTCATCGACCCCGACGCGCGCATCGATTTCGTCCCTGCCGACGTACAGCCCGCCGCCCGTGCCGATGCCGTGCGTTTCGACATGGCCGAGGCCGAGTTCACCCACGTCGGCCCCTTGACCACCTTCGAGGTCCTCTGCGCCGCCTTCTCGCTGGAGGCCAATGTCCCGGCGCGCCTGCGCGAGGTCATCCGGGCCATTGATTTGAACGACATCGAAGCCGGGCCGTCCGAGGCGCTGGGCGTCAAACAGGTGCTGGACGGCATGACCATGG
- a CDS encoding outer membrane homotrimeric porin encodes MKRFSVLAALFALFLAFSAVAQAATEVVMTGDARVHGTFWSKPYFTGWNGAGTRTGDPFTVWQRFRLRTDFIANEGLKFRLGIRVNNTAWGNGTYTVDNPAVVIDVYQAYLQFYWPGTQIEFSIGQQDINLPISGEILSANPVLGGIRGPGAFVTIPVCDSFKAIAGFLRFVDANRDFDPTTTQVPDEFDAYYLALPITVEGFSATPWGLMGVVGRNANLPGVSTGGAGANQTLASNLYSAGSRLAPVGQRDAQDLYWWVGGAFSLTALDPFKFYADVIYGAGGATERSKNQRGGLFFDVAAEYVGLSFMSPQIAFWYATGEDSSTRNGSERMPVITSAWGAGNSFLFDSTQEFSRGFIGVDYLGAWGFIATLDKISFIEDLTSRISFTFAKGLNSPQALRAGVALWGYGNYFQMGRELATTEHILAVNIDSQYNIYKNLALILETGWAHGEFDSSVWGRRLVNASHSGDTWKASLGFRYKF; translated from the coding sequence ATGAAACGCTTCTCCGTCCTGGCGGCGCTCTTCGCGCTTTTTCTCGCTTTCTCCGCCGTGGCCCAGGCCGCCACGGAAGTGGTCATGACCGGCGACGCCCGCGTCCACGGCACCTTCTGGTCCAAGCCCTATTTCACGGGCTGGAACGGGGCCGGTACCCGCACCGGCGATCCCTTCACCGTGTGGCAGCGCTTCCGCCTGCGCACCGACTTCATCGCCAACGAGGGCCTGAAGTTCCGCCTGGGCATCCGCGTGAACAACACCGCCTGGGGCAACGGCACCTACACCGTGGACAATCCCGCCGTGGTCATCGACGTCTACCAAGCCTACCTCCAGTTCTACTGGCCCGGCACGCAGATCGAATTCAGCATCGGCCAGCAGGACATCAACCTGCCCATCTCCGGCGAGATCCTCTCCGCCAACCCGGTACTGGGCGGCATCCGCGGCCCCGGCGCGTTCGTGACCATCCCGGTGTGCGACAGTTTCAAGGCCATCGCCGGATTCCTGCGCTTCGTGGACGCCAACCGCGACTTCGACCCCACCACCACCCAGGTCCCCGACGAGTTCGACGCCTACTACCTGGCCCTGCCAATCACCGTGGAAGGCTTCTCCGCCACCCCCTGGGGCCTCATGGGCGTGGTGGGCCGCAACGCCAACCTCCCCGGCGTCAGCACCGGCGGCGCGGGCGCGAACCAGACCCTGGCCAGCAACCTCTATTCCGCCGGAAGCCGCCTTGCCCCCGTGGGACAGCGCGACGCCCAGGACCTGTACTGGTGGGTGGGCGGCGCGTTCAGCCTCACCGCCCTGGACCCCTTCAAGTTCTACGCCGACGTGATCTACGGCGCGGGCGGGGCCACCGAGCGCTCCAAGAACCAGCGCGGCGGCCTGTTCTTCGACGTGGCCGCCGAATACGTGGGCCTGTCCTTCATGAGCCCGCAGATCGCCTTCTGGTACGCCACCGGCGAGGACTCCTCCACCCGCAACGGCTCGGAGCGTATGCCTGTCATCACCAGCGCCTGGGGCGCGGGCAACTCCTTCCTGTTCGACTCCACCCAGGAGTTCAGCCGGGGCTTCATCGGCGTGGACTACCTGGGCGCGTGGGGCTTCATCGCCACCCTGGACAAGATCTCCTTCATCGAGGACCTCACCAGCCGCATAAGCTTCACCTTCGCCAAGGGACTGAACTCCCCCCAGGCCCTGCGCGCAGGCGTCGCACTCTGGGGCTACGGCAACTACTTCCAGATGGGACGCGAGCTGGCCACCACCGAGCACATCCTGGCCGTGAACATCGACAGCCAGTACAACATCTACAAGAATCTCGCCCTCATCCTGGAGACCGGCTGGGCCCACGGCGAGTTCGACAGCTCCGTCTGGGGACGCAGGCTGGTGAACGCCTCGCACAGCGGCGACACCTGGAAGGCGTCGCTGGGCTTCAGGTACAAGTTCTAG